The DNA window tgctttattttagtgcttcatctaaatgcctccagtccttggacactgtttttcattcagcactaagatttgttactggctgtcgtagtctcacccaccattgtcaactgtatatgaagtcagacttatcttcattgagtgcacgcagatacacacattggctgactatcatttataaggctcttttaggtttaatacctccatactcgtgtactctgttacaaagaaaaagcagctcttatgcgttacgttctaacaatttgtatgttttaactgttcctcatgtacggactgaatttggcaaaagagcttttggcattgctgcccctatggcatggaatgcattgcagacgaaactgaaacttacagaactacttccatttggagccttccgttctgtcctgagggacaaacagcgagagacgtctgcacagtgcctgtgtttttaaagatgtaaatctctgttgttttacagttctcttatgtattttaaaatgtatgtcttaatgtattatttttgaaactgctctgtgacatgtgctgttgacctcttggccaggtcacccttgtgaaagagatcttgatctcaatgggttttcttatctggttaaataaaggttctatgggAGTTtggccaaccagtctacatgtgattTGTGGATTTGTAGAAGGGCTTCGACCGTGACCTTGGGAAAtcttgtggggagtgctcagagagtatggggtatcggaccatCTAAACttggcagtccgctccctgtatgatcagtgtcagagcttggtcctcatTGCTAgtagtaagtcggatccgtttccattgagggttggactccgccagggctgccctttgtcaccaattctgttcataacttttatggacagaatttataggctcagtcagggtgttgaggggatcctgtTTGGTGGCAGCAGGATTATGTCTCTGCTTTTCTATTTTTGGGTGTTTGGAATGGATTATTTGCACAGccccattttttgtataaatCGTTTTTTATACAGTCAAATATTgcatgtaaaaaattttttttttttttttggcccatGCGCATCATTCAATGGGGGCAGCAcattggaacaggggttagtgcatgtccctcacaatacgaagatgtagggttcgatccccggggcCAGGgtcttcctgtgtggagtttgcatgttttccccttgactgtgtgggttcgctccggcttcctcccacctccaaagacatgcacctggggataggttgaatggcaacactaaattggccctagtgtgtgaatgtgagtgtgaatgttgtctatttatctgtgttggccctgcaatgaggtggcgactcgtccagggtgtaccccaccttccgcccgaatgcagctgaaataggctccagcagcccccgcgagCCCGAaaggaacaagtggtagaaaatggatggatggatgggtatcatTTGACAGACTTGAGTGTCTTACCAAACAATCCCACATGTCGGTGACTCAATCGTTctgctttttttaaattgagtACAGCTACAAAATAATGCGCAATggtgccaaagaaagttgcaagtgccagccctgataaagaaggtgagaaacatatatatacattatatatacatatactgtatacatactggATATAACATTGTAAGCTGTctatacaatatgtaaatattccaTATATGTTAAATTTATATTTTGGGTGTTTTGAATGGAATAATTGAATTTACacaattttcaatgggaaaaatagTGTCAGTTTTTGTGTGATTCAGTCttcgtctgaccttttggaatggATTACTAAGGAGACCGGAGTTACCACAATAATTTGTAACTTTAACACGGAAAACAATGTTCACTAACAACAACAAGCTTCGAAAAACTCTTTAATTGAAGCATGAAATGTATTCTCATATATAGTTTGGTCACAATATTAATACTGCAGCTAAAAATATGTTTAACCACTAACACCAACAGCAACAGCTGTGGATTTCAGTGCACTAAACACGTTTCATGCTTGGTGTGTTGTGTTGGCTGCACTGTATATATAATCACTTTAGCACAATTGCACAGACGTGAAATAACTGTAGTATGTGGAAGAAAAATAgaataagactttttttttaccagagaCAAACATCTTTATTAGACATGCAGTATATATTTGTCTTAAAACCACATTGACCACATTTGGGCAAGAATTCAAACATTTATTCACACAATGTATGAACTAGATCAGAGGTTCTCAATAGACCGGCCTACCAGACATCACAAACGTAAAGTTTTACAGAAAAAGATATGTGACACCAAGATGAACAAGGAAGCCATGGTACAAATCCCAGGCGGGGTGATTGttaacatacataaatattattgtttttcatcaaatattacactgtaaaaatgtcATTGAaaattcacagcaaattactggctaaacagtaacatttacagtaatttactgtgaaatataTTTACAGCAATTTACTATTAATGCATAGCTGTGATTTTACGAttaattacaataaagttacaactaaatGCTGTAACATCACAGTTttaatttcatcatcatcatgggGTATCAGGCCTGTTTGCAGGCATCCATGATCAGGGCTCTCCAGTCTTCTTTGTCATCCGCTCTATGTATGAGTTCTATATTATTGATATTTACGATAACATTTCTTAGGCTGTTGATATATGTTATTCGTTGTCGACCTGGAGCTTTCTTTCCTTCTAGTTTTCCTGTTAACATCAGTTTTTCTAATATGTCTTTTCTAATGATATGTCTGAGGAATTTCAGCTGCCTATTTCGAATTGTTGCAATTAGAGATCTTCTTGTTTTTGCCTTTGCCCATACctaattaatattattttcaGTCTATTATATGCGAAGTATTTTTCTGAAAAAACACATTTCAGTTGTCTCTAATTTTCTCAGTTGTTGATAGTTTAATGTCCAGCATTCACAGCCGTAAAGTAGCACACACCATACATACGTTTTGAGGACTCTGAGTTAGGAGTCAATTGAGatgtttgtatttttaaatatgaGACTCATTTTGTTGAAGCTGTCTTTTGACATGGCAATCCGTTTGTTTATTTCATAGTTAATCAAAATAAAATGAGATGCTGTGACGTCACAATTGTAATGAATCGTTAATTACTCTCTCCGTTCAACAGCATACCACCATATACTGTACAAGGGTGCAATGTAGTCTACAGATCCCTTTAAGAGACAAATCTGTTTGAATTTACATGAATGTGTTATGATGTTACAGAGGACTAGGATTACAGACTTTTACTATGCAATAACAGTTCACTTCTGTGAAATATAAGGTTACAGAAATTAATCCCAGAACATTTTTATAGactatatatatttgtaccaacATATATTTACATtgtaattctgttttttttttttaattcctggCCCTTGGGCAGATGTAATTGAGGACCCCTGACCTAAATTTTAAAACCCTGCACAAGAAAggccaatattttttagcataggGAGCTGATTTCACTCTTACTGCAGCCCCATTTGCAGCAAGCATTAGACAGGCCCACCACCACGTCGCGCCCTTTCCTGTCTGCACTTCGTAGGGCCTCTAGGACctcctcggaaatcggcgagcgAGCCGAGCGGCGAAATTCTGCGGCCAGAGACGCCACATCTATTGTCTGTTCTTTCCAAATGTTGGACGGTGCAGCGTCCTGCTCACCGGCGAGTTGGGGGAAAGGATTTGCGTTCCATTGGTCAAACGCCTCGTCTCCAATAAGAGCTGATTAAAAGAGGGAACGTATAGCTCTCAGAATGAATATTTTCATAGGTAATTTTGCAGTCTTACCTGAGTCTCCCACACTCTTCCTCCAGCGGGAGCCCCCACAGGTAAAGATGACAGCGCGTATAAACTCTCTGCCGCACAGCTTCATCCCATAGAAAGAGGGATGAGCTTCATTGAGCCGCACCCTGTCGACCAATGCCACCAAGAGACAAAGAGTCAAGACGGCTGCCttccacatggcgctcaaaaaaaaATCTCCCTGTGGACGTCTTAGAGTGTCGGAAAGGGCTCTGTCGGGTGGTTTGTGTTTCATTTCATTTACGACATCTTATATAGGCCCTGTCTTTTCTGAGAGGCATCTCTAGCTTTTGTCATACCCAAAGATAAGAGCTGAGACCTTTCTGGGCAACAATGCATAAACAGAAAAGTTGTGACTATAGGTAGCGAATGATGAAGTCACCAGACTTTTCTGCAATCTAATCATCCATGACCTTTTGTTTGGCCTTTTTGCTCCCGATGTTGTTCGGTTGAGCTTTGTTTGTAAGACAACAATATCACATCCACCGTATCGCCCCGACAGGAAAATGATGGAGATGAGCTTCAACTGCATTATCTTTTGTTTCGACTCCCTTTTCTGTACACGCACTTGCACGCTTACCCAAACAGTTGGGGGTGTTTGTAACAAGCAGGGCCATGGCATAATCACTTCATGGTTCTTTAATGGCGCAGTTGGAGCAGATGTGACGTGTCGCGCTGTAATTGTGAAGCCgggagtacactatattgccaaaagtatttggccacctgccttgactcacatatgaacttgaagtgccatcccattcctaacccataggatttaatatgatgtcggtccaccttttgcagctattaaagcttcaactcttctgggaaggctgtccacaagattGCGGAGtgggtttataggaattttcgagcattcttccaaaagcgcagtggtgaggtcacacactgatgaccaGGCCTtctggtcgagaaggcctggctctcagtctccgttctaattcatcccaaaggtgttttatcgggttcaggtcaggactctgtgcaggccagtcaagttcatccacaccagactctgtcatccatgtctttatggaccttgctttgtgcactggtgcacagtcatgttggaagaggaaggggcccgctccaaactgttcccacaaggttgggagcatggaattgtccaaaatgttttggtatcctggagcattcaaagttccttttcaagaaagcccaactcctgaaaaacaacctcacaccataattcctcctccaccaaatgtcacactctacacaatgcagtctgaaatgtagcgttctcctggcaacctccaaacccagactcgtccatcagattgccagatggaaaagcgtgattcatcactccagagaaggcgtctccactgctctagagtccagtgatgatgatgatgaatgtttatttatatagccctaaatcacaagtgtctcaaagggctgtacaagccacaacgacatcctcggtacagagcccacatacgggcaaggaaaaactcaccccagtgggacgtcggtgaatgactatgagaaaccttggagaggaccgcatatgtgggtaaccccccccccccccccaccccaccctctcggggagaccgaaagcaacggatgtcgagtgggtctgacataacattgtgaaagtccagtccacagtggatccaacacatcagcgggagtccagtccacagcggggccaacaggaaaccatcccgagcggagacgggtcagcagcgcagagatgtccccaaccgatgcacaggctagtggtccacccggggtcccgactctggacagccagcacttcatccatggccaccagacctat is part of the Entelurus aequoreus isolate RoL-2023_Sb linkage group LG22, RoL_Eaeq_v1.1, whole genome shotgun sequence genome and encodes:
- the rln3b gene encoding relaxin-3b; its protein translation is MKHKPPDRALSDTLRRPQGDFFLSAMWKAAVLTLCLLVALVDRVRLNEAHPSFYGMKLCGREFIRAVIFTCGGSRWRKSVGDSALIGDEAFDQWNANPFPQLAGEQDAAPSNIWKEQTIDVASLAAEFRRSARSPISEEVLEALRSADRKGRDVVVGLSNACCKWGCSKSEISSLC